A genome region from Glycine max cultivar Williams 82 chromosome 5, Glycine_max_v4.0, whole genome shotgun sequence includes the following:
- the LOC100776396 gene encoding translation initiation factor IF-2 codes for MGGCATKPKVSQDDPDGKPKAPQPEPEPEPEHQQPNNKDTLQTKVPQVEQGAAHKDHNNLNVNEIVDDDQANKPRSLSSLFKQNEDKRGSTENEKNKVEESVKEEVLEVKKPAEDTKSNEPTVKQESLKPEEKLSEESKNNESSKQEYETLKAETHVNEPSKETVKRESEAEKPSEETHISEPVKETEKLESETEKPSVETHISEAAKETVKLESKAEKPSEETHINEPDKKTVIVESEAKKPSEETHINEPVKETVIVEAEKPSEETHINEPAKEIMIVESEAENPSKETLVNEPAKETVKLESDAEKPSEENNQSSESLKEEFVEAMEAPSEETQSIEPIKLKEEPIEPSEEGKPSGESEKNASETKTLIVESINSEVAPVPEERVIEEIPTAAKSFEKVTKEAASSTEEKSHNGVENAPKAVDAGAEIH; via the exons ATGGGAGGATGTGCAACTAAGCCGAAGGTCTCCCAGGACGATCCCGATGGAAAGCCCAAGGCACCCCAACCAGAACCAGAACCTGAACCTGAACACCAACAACCCAACAACAAAGACACCCTGCAAACCAAAGTACCCCAAGTGGAACAAGGTGCTGCTCACAAAGACCACAACAACCTTAATGTCAACGAAATTGTTGACGACGACCAAGCAAACAAACCACGCTCTCTCAGCTCCTTGTTCAAGCAG AATGAAGATAAAAGGGGTTCcacagaaaatgagaaaaacaaaGTTGAGGAGTCTGTGAAAGAAGAAGTGTTAGAGGTCAAGAAACCTGCGGAAGATACTAAAAGCAATGAGCCAACAGTTAAACAAGAATCTCTAAAGCCAGAGGAGAAGCTGTCCGAGGAGAGTAAAAACAATGAATCATCAAAACAAGAATACGAGACTTTGAAGGCAGAAACTCATGTCAATGAACCATCTAAGGAAACAGTGAAACGAGAGTCAGAAGCTGAGAAACCTTCAGAGGAAACTCATATCAGTGAACCAGTTAAGGAAACAGAGAAACTAGAGTCAGAGACTGAGAAACCTTCAGTGGAAACTCATATCAGTGAAGCAGCTAAGGAAACTGTGAAACTAGAATCAAAAGCTGAGAAACCTTCAGAGGAAACTCATATCAATGAACCAGACAAGAAAACAGTGATAGTTGAGTCAGAAGCTAAGAAACCTTCTGAGGAAACTCATATCAATGAACCAGTTAAGGAAACAGTGATAGTAGAAGCTGAGAAACCTTCTGAGGAAACTCATATCAATGAACCAGCTAAGGAAATAATGATAGTAGAGTCAGAAGCTGAGAACCCTTCAAAGGAAACTCTTGTCAATGAACCAGCTAAGGAAACAGTGAAACTAGAGTCAGATGCTGAGAAGCCTTCAGAGGAAAACAATCAAAGCAGCGAGTCACTGAAAGAAGAATTTGTAGAGGCCATGGAGGCACCTTCAGAGGAAACACAAAGCATTGAACCCATCAAACTCAAAGAAGAGCCTATTGAACCATCAGAAGAAGGTAAGCCAAGTGGGGAATCAGAGAAGAATGCTTCAGAAACTAAGACTCTCATTGTAGAGAGCATAAACTCTGAGGTGGCTCCTGTGCCTGAGGAGAGAGTAATTGAAGAAATTCCAACTGCTGCCAAGTCTTTTGAGAAGGTAACAAAGGAAGCTGCATCAAGCACAGAAGAGAAAAGCCATAATGGGGTGGAGAATGCACCTAAGGCTGTTGATGCTGGCGCTGAGATTCACTAA
- the LOC100775854 gene encoding auxin-induced protein 5NG4-like — MKGNKKPYLVAILIEAIYAGMFLLSKAAFDHGMNNFIFVFYRQTAATIFLIPFAFFFEWKTAPPLSFVTFCKIFFLSFLGITASLDIYGIGLIYTSATLAAATTNCLPVITFFLALILRIEDLKVKSARGVAKLVGVVACFTGSAILAFFKGPHLELLSHYHLLGYHKNQQHLGRVASGSWIKGCFLLLLSNTFWGMWLVLQTYVIKEYPSKLLLTTLQCFLSSIQSLSIALAVERDIDQWKLGWNVRLLAVAYCGIMVTGVTYYLQTWVIEKKGPVFLAMATPLALIMTIFSSAILLGEIITLGSLLGGITLVIGLYCVLWGKSREQMPKASLDLEEASSG; from the exons ATGAAAGGAAACAAGAAGCCTTATCTAGTTGCGATCCTCATAGAAGCCATCTATGCTGGCATGTTTCTTCTCTCAAAAGCTGCATTTGACCATGGCATGAACAATTTCATCTTTGTCTTCTATAGACAAACCGCAGCCACCATATTCCTTATTCCTTTCGCTTTCTTCTTTGAATG GAAAACTGCACCCCCTTTGTCCTTCGTGACCTTCTGCAAGatcttcttcctttctttcctgGG gATTACTGCGAGCTTGGACATATATGGTATTGGTCTTATTTACACTTCTGCTACTTTAGCTGCTGCTACCACAAATTGCCTTCCAGTCATCACCTTCTTCTTGGCGCTCATACTCAG GATAGAAGATTTGAAAGTAAAGAGTGCCCGCGGAGTTGCTAAGTTGGTTGGTGTAGTGGCATGCTTCACTGGATCAGCAATCCTTGCTTTCTTTAAAGGTCCTCATTTGGAACTTTTAAGCCATTATCACCTTTTAGGGTACCATAAAAACCAACAACATCTGGGTCGTGTTGCATCTGGGTCATGGATAAAGGGTTGCTTCCTCTTGCTCCTCTCCAACACCTTTTGGGGAATGTGGCTTGTGCTACag ACTTATGTCATAAAAGAGTATCCTTCAAAGCTGCTCCTCACGACTCTTCAGTGTTTCTTAAGCTCGATTCAGTCTTTGAGCATTGCCTTGGCCGTAGAAAGAGATATTGACCAATGGAAGTTGGGGTGGAACGTCAGACTCCTCGCCGTAGCGTATTGT GGAATTATGGTGACCGGCGTAACATATTACTTACAAACATGGGTTATAGAGAAGAAAGGACCGGTGTTTCTAGCCATGGCAACACCACTGGCTTTGATCATGACCATCTTCTCCTCCGCAATTCTCTTGGGCGAGATCATAACTTTGGGAAG CCTTTTAGGCGGCATCACTTTGGTCATTGGACTGTACTGCGTGCTGTGGGGAAAGAGCAGAGAGCAAATGCCAAAAGCCTCGTTAGACTTGGAGGAGGCATCATCGGGTTAG